The bacterium DNA window GGCTGTATCAAAATTAATTTTATAAAGATAATCCGAAGCATCAAGCCCTGTCTGATTTGTTGAATAGGTGTCTGCTGTAATATTTGCCTCAGTTAATAATCCGTTTGTACCTGTTTCAGAAATGATAAGAGAAGAGGTGTCTGTACTTTCGAGGATGATTTTATCACGATCCGAATCGTAATAGATATTTGCATTTGCAGCACTGTCATTTACTGCATCAAAAAAATCATCAACAGTAGAATAATCCGCGAGAGTAAAAGCTGTTCCGTTAATCGTCACTGTACCGTCAGGCGTTGTATCGAAACCTGCATCTGCCCATGATTCTGACGTATCAATTGTTGAATAGCCGTCTACAACCTGTATTGAACTCATTACTGATGCATGCGTATTAAGATAGCCTGTACTTTTCATTGTTGTTGCAGTTGCCATCTGCCTGATTCTTATATCATACTGCCCCACTGCAGCATCATCACCGGCAGTTACAGTAAGAGAGGTTGTATCGCTTGAGGATACCTGAACAGCATTAAAAATCGAGTTGTCAGATGTATCTGCCAGGTCATCAGCAGCATCATATAATGCCTGAAGTTTTGATTTCGTATCGGAAAATACTCCTTTTTGTATATTTAAAAGAGACTTCTTGCCTTCAAGCCTGACAATAGGTTGGCGCTCAATAGCCATATACTGCTGGACTAATTGCTCAATACTGCTTTGTTCTGTTGCTGAATTTAGGCTGATCGTCATTTGCTTTTCCTTCTCTCATTAAATCATGCGGCATTACGGCTTATCGCTATATGCCAGGTTTGGCGTAATTCTTTTAATATATCTCCTGCCAAATCAAAATCATCTGTATGTACCAAACGAAGGCAGTATTCATATAATCTGAATAATCCCACAGCAACATCTTTCCCCTTTTCAAAATCAAGACTGTCTATAAGAAGTACCAATGCTGCGCGTGCTTTATCCTTCTTCTTTTTATTGCAGCTTTGTACTGCAACATCAAACACATGCAAAACTTGTTTTTCAGGTGAAGACATAAGAATATCCTGCTGACGGTAAACATTAGCTGAGCTTTTAAAAGATCCATTTCCCTGTGTAAATGTCGATTGCATTGTCTCCTCCGGACTTTCTTGATTTAATCCTCTCAAACTAAACTCCTGCATTTCTGTATCTATTTAGGATATCGACACATTTAATAAAATCTTTAATATTTTTCTTAAAAAACTTCAGGAAATAAAAGGGGGTGTATCTTATACAGATACACTCCCCATACAGAGACGTATTGATGTTTAATTATCGGAACAGTGCAAGAACCGATTGTGGTGCCGTGTTTGCCTGAGCCAGCATTGATGTAGCTGTCTGCTGAAGTATTAAAAGTTTTGTAGATTCTAACTGCTCCTTAGCCATATCAGCATCAACAATTCTGCTGTAGGCTGCCTCAGTATTAGTCTTTGCAACTGTGAGAGAATTCTCCTGGAACCCAAGCCTGTTCACCTGAGATCCGATGTAGCTCAAGCCCTTGGACACATAATCAATTGCAGTATCAATCTTGTCCATGTAATCCTGTGCGCTGCCCTGGCTTCCTACTGCATTGCCGCCTCTTGAGTAATCAACTGAGAAAAGAGCTGAACCTGCATTGGCAGTATCAATAGTTCCGATATCAATAGAAATACCGACTCCGAGATCAATTGCATCAACATCACCTTCATCCACTTTTTTTGTTAATGTGTTTCCGCTTGCTCCGCCGTCAGATCCGTCAGTATCAATAACTACA harbors:
- a CDS encoding flagellar protein FliS, which encodes MQSTFTQGNGSFKSSANVYRQQDILMSSPEKQVLHVFDVAVQSCNKKKKDKARAALVLLIDSLDFEKGKDVAVGLFRLYEYCLRLVHTDDFDLAGDILKELRQTWHIAISRNAA